Below is a window of Paraburkholderia azotifigens DNA.
AAGGAAGCACCCGTCATGCAGACCTCCGCAGTCGGACATGTCTGCTAGTGTACGCCGAGCCTTTGAATCGCTGCCGGGCCACCGACGACGCGGCGCATCAACGCGCCGTCTGATGCAAAGACCCGTTTAATGCGCGTGCGGCGCGCGATCGAGCGAACAGCGATGTTGCGTGGTCCCCATGTCGACCTGCAGCGTTGCGTGGTGCATGTCGAATTCCGCGCGCAGCGTGCCGACGATCCCGTCGATCATCCGGTCGCCCGGATGGCCGCCCGGAATCACGAGATGCGCGGACAGCGCGTTGCCCGTCGTCGACAGCGCCCAGACGTGCAGGTCGTGCACGTCGGTGACGCCCGGCTGCGCGGCGAGGTAGTCGCGGATCTTCTGTACGTCGACGCCAGGCGGCACGCCGTTGAGCGCGAGGCTGATCGAATCGCGCAGAAGGCCCCACGTGCCGTAGACGATCACCGCGACCACGATCATGCTCATCACCGGGTCGAGCCACGTCCAGCCGCTGAAGAGGATCACGAGGCCGCTGACGGCGACGGCGGCCGACACCGCGGCGTCGGCGAGCATATGCAGGAACGCGCCGCGAATGTTCAGATCGTCTTCCTGGCCGCGCATGAAGAGCCACGCGGAGAAGCCGTTCACCACCATGCCGACGACGGCGACGATGAAGACGTCGAGCCCCGCGACGGGCGCGGGATGGAACAGGCGTCCCACCGCTTCCGCGACGATCACGCCGCACGCGAACAGCAGCAGCCCCGCGTTGAGCAGGCTCGCGAGAATCGATGAGCCGCCGAGGCCGAACGTGTAGCGCGCGGACGGCCGCCGCGTCGCGAGCCACGTCGCACCCCACGCGAGTAGCAGGCCGAGCACGTCGGACAGATTGTGGCCGGCATCGGCGAGCAGCGCCGTCGAGTTGGCGAGCACGCCGTAGACGGCCTGAATGACGACGATCGCCACGTTCAGCGCTACGGCGATCGCGAACGCGCGGCCGTGTCCGGCGGCGGGCGCATGGTGATGATGATGTCCGTGCCCGTGGGCATGGCCGTGCGCGTGCGCACCCTTGCCGTGCGCTTCGTGCGCGTGGTCGTGGCCATGTGCGTGAGCGTGTCCGGCGTGGTCGTGGCCTGCGTGGCTGCAGGCGTCGGTATGCACATGCATATCGGGCTTCGGCTGATGCGCTGTCGCGCCGTCGGTCTGATGAGCGGTGTATTTCATGCGTGATCCTGCGAGAGTTCGGCGGCGGCGTCGCTGACGGGTTCGGAGACGTGTTCGAGCATGTCGGTCAGCATGCCGCTGATGTGTCCGTCGGCGGCGACGTAAAACACCTGCTTGCCCTGCCGCTCCGCGCGCACGATGCGCGCCGCCCGCAGCAGGCGCAGATGATGGCTCACAAGCGACGGCGACAGGCTCAGCGACCCGGCGATCGCACCCACCGCGCGCCGCTCGTCGACACACGCGAGCACGATGCGCAGGCGGGTCGGATCGCCAAGCAGGCGGAACAGATCGGCGATCTGGACGACGCGGTCGTCGGTATTGAGAGACAGAACGGCTGACATTTCGGCAGAGCGAGCGACAACATGTCGACGCACACATATGAACAGGTGTTCATATGTTATTGAGCAACACTCCCGACGTCAAGTCGGGAAGCAACCGCCGAGTATGGGAAAATGCGCGTTTTCCCGCATCACACCCTAGCCTGCGTCATGCACCCAGTTTTCGACCGCGCGTATAGCGCGCATCGTGACGGCCGGCTCGACGACGCCGAGCGCGGCTATCGCGCCACCCTCGACCTCGATCCCGTTCACGTCGACGCGCTGCATCTGCTCGGCGTGCTGCGCCATCAGCAAGGCCAGCACGAAGAAGCAGCCGACCTCGTGCGCCGTGCCGCCGACCTGCGCCCGCAAGACGCCGCGTTGCAGCTGAATCTCGGCAACGCGCTGAAGGCGCTCGGCCGCCTCGACCAGGCAATCGAACGCTTTCGCAATGCGCTGACGCTCGCGCCGACGTTTCCGATGGCGCACTACAACCTCGGCAACGCGTACGCGCTCGCCGGACGCCACGAAGACGCCGTCGACGCTTTCGAAAAGTCCCTGCGCCTGCAGCCGATGGACGCGTCGTCGCACGTGAATCTCGGCAACGCGCTGCATGCGCTCGGCCGGCATCGCGAGGCCGTCGATTCGTTCCGGCGCGCGCTCGAACTGCGCCCCGGCCACGCGGGCGCGCACAACAACATCGGCATGGCGCTCAACGCGCTCGGCTCGGCCACCGAGGCCGGCGCACATTTCCGCGCAGCCCTCAAGATCGAGCCGCGCTTCGTCGCCGCGCGCTTCAACCTCGCCAATACGCTCGACGCGACGGGTCAGCACGAACCGGCCGTTGCCGAGTTCGAGGCCGTGCTGGCGGCGCAGCCGAATCTGCCGCCCGCGCTGTTCGGCCTCGGCAACGCGCTCGCGTCGCTGGGCCGTCACGAAGAAGCGCGGCCGCGCTTCGAGCGCGCCGTCGGTCTCGATCCCAAGTTCGCGCTCGCGTGGCTGAGCCTCGGCGCCGCGCATCACGCGCTCGGCGCGCACGACGCCGCCGTGCGTGCGTTCGATCAGGCATTGCGCCTGCGGCCCGATCTGCCGATGGCGCACATGAATCGCGGGGTGACGCTGCTCACGCTCGGCGACTTCAAGCGCGGGCTGCCCGAATATGAATGGCGGCTGGAGAACGCCGGAGCAACGCCGGACGCCGCGCAGCTGCCGCGCTGGAACGGCGAGCCGATCGAAGGACGCACGCTGCTCGTGCACGCCGAACAGGGCTTCGGCGATACGCTGCAATTCATGCGCTTCGTCGAAAACGTCGCGAAGCGCGCCGTGCGCGTCATCCTCGAAGTGCAGCCGCAGCTCGTGCCGTTGCTCGCGCCGACGGCCGGGCAATGGCGCGTCACGCTGATCGCCCAGGGCGCGCCGAGACCGCGCGCCGATCTGCAGTGCCCGCTGCTGAGCCTGCCATTCGCGCTCGGCACGGAACCCGATTCGATTCCGGCGCGCACGGCCTATCTGCAAGCGCCCGCTGCATCGCGCCGCGCGTGGCGCGGCTCG
It encodes the following:
- a CDS encoding tetratricopeptide repeat protein — translated: MHPVFDRAYSAHRDGRLDDAERGYRATLDLDPVHVDALHLLGVLRHQQGQHEEAADLVRRAADLRPQDAALQLNLGNALKALGRLDQAIERFRNALTLAPTFPMAHYNLGNAYALAGRHEDAVDAFEKSLRLQPMDASSHVNLGNALHALGRHREAVDSFRRALELRPGHAGAHNNIGMALNALGSATEAGAHFRAALKIEPRFVAARFNLANTLDATGQHEPAVAEFEAVLAAQPNLPPALFGLGNALASLGRHEEARPRFERAVGLDPKFALAWLSLGAAHHALGAHDAAVRAFDQALRLRPDLPMAHMNRGVTLLTLGDFKRGLPEYEWRLENAGATPDAAQLPRWNGEPIEGRTLLVHAEQGFGDTLQFMRFVENVAKRAVRVILEVQPQLVPLLAPTAGQWRVTLIAQGAPRPRADLQCPLLSLPFALGTEPDSIPARTAYLQAPAASRRAWRGSLGGHAKRKFGLAWSGRAQRQENRSLTLAALEPLFALDGIDWIVLQPSLGDDERAALDAHPRAKNIHRFDGRIRDFADTAAIIERLDGVVSIDTSIAHLTGALGKPLWLMLPFAADWRWFTHDERSPWYPSARLVRQPQPGAWTEVVEKVAAALRD
- a CDS encoding ArsR/SmtB family transcription factor, which encodes MSAVLSLNTDDRVVQIADLFRLLGDPTRLRIVLACVDERRAVGAIAGSLSLSPSLVSHHLRLLRAARIVRAERQGKQVFYVAADGHISGMLTDMLEHVSEPVSDAAAELSQDHA
- a CDS encoding cation diffusion facilitator family transporter, whose translation is MKYTAHQTDGATAHQPKPDMHVHTDACSHAGHDHAGHAHAHGHDHAHEAHGKGAHAHGHAHGHGHHHHHAPAAGHGRAFAIAVALNVAIVVIQAVYGVLANSTALLADAGHNLSDVLGLLLAWGATWLATRRPSARYTFGLGGSSILASLLNAGLLLFACGVIVAEAVGRLFHPAPVAGLDVFIVAVVGMVVNGFSAWLFMRGQEDDLNIRGAFLHMLADAAVSAAVAVSGLVILFSGWTWLDPVMSMIVVAVIVYGTWGLLRDSISLALNGVPPGVDVQKIRDYLAAQPGVTDVHDLHVWALSTTGNALSAHLVIPGGHPGDRMIDGIVGTLRAEFDMHHATLQVDMGTTQHRCSLDRAPHAH